AATAGACGATTTTCATGGATTCTGTTCCGTCGCCGCTTTCCATACGCGATTTTGCGACGGGAGTCAAGAACGAATTAGCGTGCCCGGTCACCGTGCGGGAATGATGATCATTCCCCGTCTTCCGGCGAAAATATTATTTCCGTCGGAAAAAGTGCTTGCCGTGAATTTGGCTTATGTAATATGATCATAGAACATAATATCTTAACGTCGCGTGCTATAGTGATAATATAAATTAAAGATAGGGAGGTTCGTTTGATGAAAAAGTACCCCGAGGTTTCGATCGCCGCGGTTTTCCAGAACAACGCGCAGCGTCTCGCCGGAAAGGCATATGCGGCGTATTACAAGGACGGAAAGTTTCACGACATCTCGTGGACCGAGATGAACGAGATGGTGCGCAATCTCGCCTATTACCTGCTGTCGAGGGGAATCCAGAAGGGCGACAAGGTGGGCATCTTCTCGCCCAACCGGTACGAGTGGCATATTGCGGCGCTTGCGATTCACTCGATAGGCGCCGTGGACGTTCCCATCTACGGCACCAACTCGGCCCAGGAGACGGAGTACATCCTGGAAAACTCCGACTCGAAAATGTGCCTGACCGGCACCAAGGACCATCTCGACAAGGTGCTGCAGGTCAGGGGCAAGCTTCCGCTCATTACGGAGGTCATCGCTTTTGACGAGCCCGGTGTAAAAATCGACGGTGTGACGAGTCTTAAAGACGCGCTTGCGGCCGGAAAGAGCAAGGCCGACGAGGCTACCTTCGACCAGCGCCTCAAGGCCATTCAGCCGAACGATCTGGCCACGCTTATCTATACCTCGGGAACAACGGGAAATCCGAAAGGGGTCATGCTCACCCACAATAATTTCTACTCGAACGTCAACAACACCCTCTTCGAAATGAAAGATAAAAAAACCGGCAAACCGCTCCTCACCGAAGACGATCTTTTTCTTTCATTTTTGCCGCTTTCGCATTCTCTCGAGCGTACGGCGGGTTTTCATGGGGCCGTTTATTCCGGAGCCAAGACCGCCTTCGCGCGCGACATCAGCACCATCCTCGAGGACTTCACCATGGTGCGGCCGACCGTCATCATCTGCGTGCCCCGAATTTATGAAAAGATACATGCGGGAGTACTCGGCAAAGTGGCCCTCGCCCCGCCGGCACGGCAGAAGATATTCGGCTTTGCCACCGCGCAGGCCTCAAAAAACCTTCACCGCGTTTGCCGCGATCTTCCGATCAGAAGCATAAAATACAAGATCGCGAACAAGCTCGTCTT
This genomic stretch from Spirochaetota bacterium harbors:
- a CDS encoding long-chain fatty acid--CoA ligase, whose amino-acid sequence is MKKYPEVSIAAVFQNNAQRLAGKAYAAYYKDGKFHDISWTEMNEMVRNLAYYLLSRGIQKGDKVGIFSPNRYEWHIAALAIHSIGAVDVPIYGTNSAQETEYILENSDSKMCLTGTKDHLDKVLQVRGKLPLITEVIAFDEPGVKIDGVTSLKDALAAGKSKADEATFDQRLKAIQPNDLATLIYTSGTTGNPKGVMLTHNNFYSNVNNTLFEMKDKKTGKPLLTEDDLFLSFLPLSHSLERTAGFHGAVYSGAKTAFARDISTILEDFTMVRPTVIICVPRIYEKIHAGVLGKVALAPPARQKIFGFATAQASKNLHRVCRDLPIRSIKYKIANKLVFSKLKAALGMDRLRYAISGGAPLSVNDAEFFIGMGMKILEGFGLTETSPVTHFNRPWFIKPGTVGHAIRGTETKIADDGELLIRGPQVMTGYYKNEAATKEVFTDDGYFRTGDIAMIDEEGCLKITGRIKDIIVTAGGKNISPQNIENSVKNSRYVEQIAVIGDRRKFLSALVVPAFPELEAWAKQQGIAFGQATELLTNAKVLELFRKEIDENTVQFARVEQIRKFTLIKAEWTQVTGELTPTQKVKRRVIEKKYASEIDAMYAGETGD